A region from the Phycisphaerae bacterium genome encodes:
- a CDS encoding type II secretion system protein, producing the protein MRSKCFTLIELLVVIAIIAVLVAVLLPALARSREQARRAICAANLRTMGIGVSIYGNDHNGAYPKRWVRTHLGQGLWYLVYIVRHWETLEANRPEGTGLIRDYLKNSRVMYCPSFPIESTSEPVDGSGWANKVSYFVWSWSDWSWENDEHHSMVGRTASGANSDPWTFIASDRVSFYYTSWLTSNHPLGSSMSTLDCEGGNVLYNDLSVKWCDVSEFGGPIYTLYFYPPGQ; encoded by the coding sequence TTGAGATCCAAGTGTTTTACGCTGATTGAACTTCTGGTGGTGATCGCGATCATCGCGGTGCTGGTGGCGGTTTTGCTGCCGGCGTTGGCGCGTTCGCGGGAGCAGGCGCGGCGGGCGATCTGCGCGGCCAATCTGCGGACGATGGGCATTGGGGTGAGCATTTACGGCAACGATCACAACGGGGCGTATCCGAAGCGCTGGGTTCGCACTCACCTCGGGCAGGGGCTCTGGTATCTGGTCTATATTGTGCGGCACTGGGAGACACTGGAGGCCAATCGTCCCGAAGGGACCGGGCTGATTCGCGACTACCTCAAGAACAGCCGGGTGATGTACTGTCCCAGCTTTCCGATCGAATCGACAAGCGAGCCGGTCGACGGGTCCGGGTGGGCCAACAAGGTTTCCTACTTCGTCTGGTCGTGGAGCGACTGGTCGTGGGAGAACGACGAGCATCACAGCATGGTCGGCCGGACGGCCAGCGGCGCGAACTCGGATCCGTGGACCTTCATCGCGAGCGACCGCGTGAGTTTTTACTACACCTCCTGGCTGACTTCGAATCATCCGCTCGGTTCGTCGATGTCGACGCTCGATTGCGAGGGCGGCAACGTTCTTTACAACGACCTGTCGGTCAAGTGGTGTGACGTTTCGGAGTTTGGCGGTCCGATCTACACCCTCTACTTCTACCCGCCAGGGCAATAG